The DNA sequence GCGTTCACCTCGCGCGAAGATCGAGACAATCGGATGCGATACCTCcgtgaaacaattttcaatacgCGTCGAATACGGCGACGAAAATTTCgatacgaaattaattttacagcGGACCTCGTTTTcacgtttcgaaaacgttccAGGTATCTCGCAACCGGAGGAACCGCCTCGTGTCCTAAGAGCATAATTCCAGAAACCGGTGACGCGCGGAAACGATTTGGTAACGCCTAAGTTTATCGCTCCGTACGTTCTTGAATTTGTTGCGCGCGATAGGATCGAATGGGTGGGCCGCGAACTTTGTGGGTGGACGATTACTCTCGCGATGGAGTGGCTGGTTCGGTGGTGTACTAAGTAATTTTAGCGATGACACTCGGCCAGACGCGGTGCTCCGCGATTATGAACCGCCGATTCCGTGTTAAAAATAGACGGACGATAAATTTTCGTCCAAAGTTGGAGAACGGTAACCTCGAGTTACCTCGATTAGAACTCGTCTCGCGACTAACagctttaatttatataaatgtacgtTACTggtataatgaaaaatcaacATGGTCGATGCATTCCTCTCGAATCGATCGCGTTAGACTCAGGAAGGAGGTAACGCAGACATTCCAAGTTCGAAGTCTGGTAATCGTTTAGTCTTGTTTGACGTCCGCTCGTGACGAATTGTCCTTTGTTAACGATCCTAACGTTGAtcgtaattttagaaatgataGCGGCTCGCCGGTGTGCGTGGCGTTGTCTCTTACAAGAGCGAAGGACGCGCTTCTCCTTCCTGCGTCCTTTTGTGCTTTCTGGGAAACGTGTGCCGGTTGTAATACGTCGCGGCGTCCCCGTCCGCCGATTGGCCGACGCGATAATGGGGAACGCGAGGTTGTCGCTACGTGAGCTGCGATTCGAGCCGTGTCATTAATATATCATCGTAGCCGGACGGTACACACTTTTATTCGTCGATGAAATCCGTCGGGTGACTGACAATCGTTTCCACCAAGTTCTTCGCGACGTGGAACGCACGCGTGTCGCCGGCGGTAGACGTCGTCGATGTAGGTTCGAAGTTACGGAGGTCAAATTTTTAGCGCGACTGATTGCGAGATCGAAACGTGTATACAGACATCGATGATCGAAGATTATCAGGAAGAGGTTAACCGCTATGAACGTAGCGATAATTGGTTGTAATTTTAGCGATGATGATGTCAAAGATTTCGCATACCTTGAAACGCAACCCCGGATGGACTATCTGGTTCGCCCGATAGCTTATCGGCTATTGGATCACGGTTATTTCTATCTATAGATCTCTGCGGATTAAGGCCGCTCGCGATATCGAAGCGACGAGGAAACGATAACGCGAGTGGCGTACCTTTCCAACGATGTTGGTTTCGcatcgttttttattttcctttcatttttcccTCGATCGTCCGTTTCGCAACGTCtctttttccttcgaaacgaaaacattCGTCGGAATCGCGGTGTCCACGTCGATGATACGATCGAAACTTCCTTTATCTGGCTGGGTAACACCAGTTAACGGCAATCTAACGCGCAGTACCTTTCCAAGGCGCTCGAGCTGCACAGCTGCCAGCGAAAAAGCATTTATTTTCCTAGCCGTTTCGTTATCTTTGTGCACCTGGCAGAGTCGCGTTTATATTATAGTACTCGCATAGTCGTCGCGCGCGACAGTCGTCAAAGAAACAGAGTTCCGACCGTTCTTTTCGTTATTACCATGCGGGTTCCACGTAATCTTCGGGGATCCGTAGTCTCGATAATGTTCgaggtatttattttttgcacCTTTGATACGTAGATCGTCGATACAGTATCTTCTGATTCGTTCTTAAGTGGAATTTAAGTCCGGCGCGCTGAACGCCCATAGGCGTTCGTTTCCATGCCCATCGATCGAACAGAGTTTAGAACGTTCCGTCGCGTTAACaggaaattttcgtttgatgTTGCAGCTGGTATCTCTGGACGGATTACACAGCGGAGTGCCGACCagaacgacgccgacgttgaCGCCGACGACGCTTCGAAGCATCGAACAAACATTCTTGGAGCTGACCAGCGAGTCAGCGTCGCACAGTCGCGAGGCAGGGTTCGTGCCGCCGTTGGTGGAACCCTCGCAGCCGACGCCGGCACAGACGCAAAATACGACGGCGCATCACACGATTATCACGACCGCTGCCGGCCCCGTGGCCGCCAACACCACCCTCGTGGAGAGCCATCAGACGCAACCGCAGCAGCCAACGAGGCGCAACATGGGTGGTAGAAGGCCCACCAGGACGATCGGGATGACACCCGAGGAGGAGGAACGACGACAGATacgtcgcgaaagaaacaagATGGCAGCAGCCAGATGCCGCAAGCGAAGAATGGATCACACAAATGCCTTGCTAGAAGTAAGTCGTGTTTCCTATTGTTTTAACGTGTTATCGTTTCTTTATCTCCAACGAAATCAATCCGCGTTTGATAACAGCCCGAACGAACATTCattggtttgttttttttttttgtaggaaaCAGAGGACTTggaacaaaagaaacaaagcTTGCAGGAAGAGATCCATCAGCTGGAGCAGGCCAAAGACGAGCTGGAGTTCATCCTGAAGGCGCACAGGGCCGTTTGTCGGCTTCGTTCCGCGTCTCCTCCGGACGTGAAGCCCGTGATAAAGCCCGAGGTTCCGATAGAGGAACAGCAATTCGTAGCCAACTCGAAACGCGAGTCCGTGCACGCCGCGAGACCGAACAGACCGAACTCGTTGCCGGTTGGCTTCGACAACAACAACAGACCAAATTCCTTGCCGATTTTTACCGAACCGAAAGAGAGGCCCGACTCGCTGACGTTCAAAACGGTCGAGACGCCGTCCTTCATGAAACCGTCGCTGGACATCGCGGGGATGCCGATCACGACCCCCACCAGCGGCATACcgtttaatttcgaatcgCTGATGGAAGGTGGTACCGGTCTGACGCCTGTCTCGACCCCCCTGATACCATCCTGTTCCACGCAGCAGAGAAACAATCTGGCAGCCGTAGACCTCAGCTCCCCGGATGCGAATCCGCCGAAGCTCGTGAGTTTGTGACGCCAAGAGGGCCTCGAATACGGATCGAACGAGGACGATCCAGAATGAAGAGACGTTGTTTTTCGCCAACTACTTTGTTTTGCGGATGAAtcgttacaaaatatgtacagGAGGAGGGAGGAACCATGACGCGTGAGGGAAACTTGACGAATTCTTTTCTACATCACCCAGTTGCCATACGTTGAACCGCCGAAGTACATCGATCTCGTCGGGCAGTATTAAAACCGGGGAACCCTCCGCGACGGAATTTGCCCTTTCTCCTGATATCTTTCACTTCGGAGAGCCGAGATCGTACTTTGCTTCTCATCGGGAATCGATGGAGAAACACGCCGTACGATGCATTTCTGGATGACTCGTttgtaaagaagaaataaacaaaaaacacGTTGCAATAAAGGGATGATAGTTGCACTGTTATCATTGATTGTATTCGACGAACATTTTACCAAGCGAGACTCGCTACGAAACGGTTACCGTTATCATGAGATTCTGGTAACCTTCGCCCCCACCCTGTTCGTGTTTCTCGACGAGATTCGTCGCATCGAGATTAGAGCAAACGCCAAATATTTTGGTCGTTCGAGGTCGTCCAGGTATAAATCCCGTTATTACCATCCAGCTAAATGTGACGATACTTTGTAACGTATCTCGGAGTTGAACGAATGACTTCGAGTGGCCAAAATATTAGGCGTCGACCTTAATTCAGTATTCGTGTCTGTAATGGATTTATCCATTCGGCAAACTGTTGATCATTTTTACTATTTCGGCGGAGTGAAATTTTGATTCGTTTTGCCAgacgaaaaggaaagaaatgtTTCTCGTTATCGCGTTTCGAGGAGTACGAATCGATAGCGGAAATACACGTATATTCGAGGAACCAAGTATTTTTTGTGCATCTTAACCCGGAAGTATAGCCGCGAACGGTAGGCGAGTATCTGCGCGCGCAAGTGAtatgtaattgtatttaacTCGTAactgtttatgcaaattagaGTATAATAACGAAACATACGAGACAAGATTGtcactttttcctttttcctctttGAGAAATCAAGCTTAAgaggaaatcaattttatacgatttaattattgtgtatACATCGGGGCGAGAATCGCGTAGGATGTTTTTAAGGCAATAGTTTCCAGCGCTCAAAAACCTCTTTGTAGATTAAGAACGTCGTGTCGTCTTTGAATTGCGTCTTTAACTATCTGATCGTTGCGTAGGACAATTCAAAGGTAACCATTGTAGCGGCTTAAacgatgataaaaatgatatatatatatatatacatatatatatatatatatatatatatatatatatatatatatatatatatacgtatatacacatatatattttattggagACTTAGGCGGATGCCTTACCGTGCATTCGTTTACCTTTCGATTCGTCCAAGTCGAGTTTATGCAATACGAAACAGATTTATGTGCAACTGACGTGTTTGCAAGTCTCATCCTATAACATTTAATCCCTccatacatataatatatacacgtgcATATATTTTACTATGTATGACATTTTTGCATGATCTTAagcaatattaatatatttatacgcgGCTGCCGATTGCGAGGCTGGGCAATGTTTCGATACaagactttcttttttaaacctCGAAGGGTTAACGGCTCGTCGATTACGTTGCTACGAGCCTGCTCGATTTCAGGCTAGCCCCGCGATCGTTGCCCGCCATCGatgatcgtttaaaaaaaattgtaacgcaCCATCGATGATGCTGCAATATATTTTGATTAGATCAAACGAATACGAGAAACCGAACATATGTAATTTGTTGAGAATAATAACGGTGTTTCcgtcgaataaattgttacttgGTCTATAGCTGTAAGCAGTCGCTGCCATTATTATGGTGACATATAAATGCAGCGTTCTTCGGAAGTATATTCAAATGTACAAGTAACTTTTTACGTTAGAGTGATCGATTTTCATCTTTGTAAAGTTGAACTGCTGATTTCTTAATACAAAAGATTTCAGAAAAACAACGATgacgtgttatttgtttaaaagaaaacattcatACTTTCCTTCTACTATATTGCATATGATGCGATCATTCATTTAGCACACCAGCTTTAAcgaatttctaataaaaaccCGTAACCCTCTTAACAGCTTCTGCCTCGGTCGTAGGATCCATTTTTTCATAGTGATCGAATTCTAACGAAAACGTGGCACGGCCTGAAGAAAGTATCCTCAGCTCTGTCGAGTATCCCAGTAATTCAGCCAATGGAACCAAGCACCTGATCAcctatttgtttttcaaaattacaattcacctaattgtaaattcaatttaaatcgttttatttttaatagttttcaaaaattttagttACCTTGTTCCCCCTACGAGTATCGATGTCTTGTATCTCGGCCCGCCTTTTTGGAAGGTCTGCCATAACGGCGCTCGAATATTCTTCCTCTACCTCGATCTCTAGCAGCATGATTGGCTCTAATAGTACCGATGAGCTAGTCTCCATCAGctaaacaagaagaaaattataaacaatgttttcgaaatttgaaaaaaaaaaatgacaagcCTGACGTTACTTGTATCGAATTTTGTCTTGTTTACCAGCAACGATACCTTCACTCTGTAAACAAGCGAACAGAAAGATGTAAATCCCGGAGTAAGGAGACTCGCATAAGTGTCTCAtatttttgtcgaataattttgtaatttaatggTTGCTGGATATGTGTCCCTATTGTATAGTGTCGGCGAGAAACCGCTAGAATATTGGAGTAAGCAACACTCGCAGTCCGGACGTATTCGCAAAATTCTAGATGCGGATTTGCTGGAAAATGTATGTCGCTAAACGTGAGATTACCGTTCCAtcctatttttaaaacgattcCAACTAATTCTGCTGCGAATGGTCGACAGGTTATCGAAATACAGGATTTCGAGCAATCTAATGGTTACGGCACCTCGATTCTTTGTCCATCCGATTCGTCGCAGTTTCTCGATATCGAATTACCGATTCTAGTCGTGGTCAtaaagaatttgaatttaaaatgccGTTTGCAAGTACAGGTAATCGTTGctttaattctaaattctcCGATAATCGATCCGCGGCATTACGCAAGTTCGCTCTAGGTGGTGGATGCTCAAAATTGTTTGCATCATTTTCAATTCACGAACGCGGAGAACGAAAAGCACAACTCCAAGGGATTAATATGTCGCGTGAaagtaaaattagaaaatggcTGGAACAAGTTGGAATTGAACCTATCGCATCTTACGCAAACTGCGTTCAAGACTGTGTACGCGGCTACGCAGAGGTTACAAATATGTGGAAACTGTCGTCTGCGTAGGATCTATTTCATAGACAAGCACTATGATAACCAGACTGTTTGTCCCAAATTGTATAATGCATTTCTTGACACCTACATGTTGAAGTGGGGTATCTTCgctattaataaaacgacgCAAACTAACATTAAACGGAACAAGACCAAAATTagagataataataatttgaggTGTCTCGCGAAACATTTTAGCGGCGATAATATTAAAGTGGAGAACGTTACGAAAGATTCTGGTCACAAAACAATCGATGAGAATTTTCTGAGAAGTTTGCAGATCAAAACCGATATGCTCATCAACGACTTTTTCGATAGACAAACGACAAAGCTGCCACACGCCTTGGAATTTAAACAGCAAGCAAAATTAAAGCGCTACGCGTTTCCGATATTGACCGCGAGCCCTAAACCTTTCCACTCCAATATTATTTCGCAAGATGTTCTGAAGAAGATCAGTGTTCTTCGAACGTTTACCGACACGTACATATCGAGCGAAGAGAAACGTAAACAAGAGAAGACCGTAAAGGATATACAGGATAATTGGCAATGCAGGTATCTCCTCGATAAAGAGGAGTCGAATAGTGGTGATTCATCCAAGCAGAGTACAACTAGAACGATGCTGAAATGTAAACCCAAGTCATTACTGGTATTATCTATGATGAAACCAAACAGTGGAGAAGAAAAGATCGTAGGGACTCCAAAGATTTCTCCTGCAGAAGAAAGTACCAAGTATAACGAAAACGATACAGCCAAAAATTGATTCTCAAATCGTTTGtttgaatgttaaaaattaatttgtaaaaataccaTGTCTTATGCcacgtttaaattaaatgggtGCATATCATTGAAACTATCACTGTAAATGTAGAATGTCTTTACCTTTCGGATGCTTTGCGAAATAGCGGCGGTAACTATCGTCGGTACTGTACCGGGTCCATATTCCAGCCAATGTAACTTCACTGCCATGTCTACGATCGGATAACCGAGTTTCGGTCCATTCCGAAGAACTGATTCGACCCCAGCCTTGATTGCCTTCATCATGTTGGTGTTTATGGCATCGATGTTTGCGATACAGTCTGGCGTCTTATCCAGTAATAATGTCTCGCTTCCCTGATGGTTTGGAATTAATGATACAGTCATGGTGACtgtgcaatttctttttccaataCTAAACTTCGAAGTAAAAGTATCTTTGGCAGGATTCAATATAGCTTCTTTGTAAGCGATTTGCAAGGAACCTAATTCGGCATCGATTTTGAATTCCGATCTGATCCTTTCTTTGATAATTTCTATGTGTAATTCTCCCATGCCTGCAAGTACAGTTTGGCCAATTTCCTCGTCTTGAATTACTTTCAAGCTTGGATCTTCTCTCTCTAGTTGTTTGAGAGCAGTTTCCAAAGCTACCTGAGTGGAAGGAGATGGTGCTTCTATCGAACAGAAAAAGACTGGTTCTAATATCTTTGAATTTAGagcaaagaaattttctacaTCTTTTGAATCAATTTCTTTCTGTGCTTCTAGGGTCTTTTTCGCACGACTGGACACCGTTGCACCCGATGTTATTAAATCACCGGTTGTTGTATATTTCAACCCTGTAACTGCTGCAATATTTCCGTGACTAATTTCGGATACATCTTGATAGTCATCTGCACAGGCAACATATAATTTACCGACCTGTTCTGATATTTCCCTTTGGACATTGTACACTTTTGTACCCTTTTTTATACTGCCAGTATATATTCTAAAGAAAGTGATCGCTCCTTTTTGGTTGTCATGGACGACCTTAAATGCTCTGGCAGATAAATGTTTACCAAAAGAATCGTAatacttcatatatttattttgatcagGTGCTGGTAGGTATAGCAGAATGCTGTCCATTAAAGGTTGCACtcctatatttttataagaactACCTAGGAGTACTGGAACACCTTTTCTATTTACAGTACATCTATACAAAGAGTTGAGTAACGTTTGCGCGGTAATCGAATCCAAAGATTCTTGTTCAATGATAATATTAGCTAGGTTGTCATCCATATTAGACAGTTTATCAGTTAAATTTCTACGCTTTTCAAGCGCCATTTCCCATAAACCTTTATCCTCGTTTTCGGACAATTTTAgtcttttatatttcatgcCCATATCTTTACTatcgaaaatcaatttttccataGTAATTACGTTCACGATACCTTCCAGAATTCCTTTTTGTTTGATTGGAAATTGAGTAGGTAGGGCCTCTACATTTAATTTGCTTTCGATAGATTGTACACTCATGTCAAAATTAGCATCTAATCTATCCATTTTATTCACATAAATAATCCTGGGTATATTGTATTTGTCAGCCTGTCTACAAACTGTCAATGTCTGAGCTTCAACACCTGCAGAACCATCAAGTATAACTACAGCACCGTCTAATACCCTCAACGTTTGCTCTACCTCCATGGTGAAATCTATATGTCCTGGAGtatctattaaattaatacgatGATTCTTCCATTCAAACGTTGCCGCTGCAGAGGTAATCGTAATACCACGTTCACGTTCTTGCTGCATATAATCTGTTACTGTATTTCCATGATGAACCTCTCCCATATGTCTAATGACaccagaataaaataacattctttCTGTAGTAGTGGTTTTACCTGAAGAAACATCATATAGtcataataaatgataaaaacacAATCAGACACTACTAAGATATCGTAAaactgaattaaaataaaacgaacccGCATCGATGTGGGCCAAAATTCcgatatttcgaattttcgcAGTTTCGTGATCTTCATGTTTTCCTTTTACAATTTTGGAACTTGTTTGGGCATATCGCTTATGAAATTTATACCACGAAGTCGTTAATAGTAATCTTTGTTTCATTATgacatttaattaatgtagTATGAAGCATTCAAGTCTGATCAATCAAATAACTTATTTAGTTTCGATGATAGACAAAGatacttcaaataaatgttgcatAATTTCAAGGAGGACATAATCATTCGTGCAAGTGTATGAAATATGAAGGACggctttatttaaataaaattaccaatTTCTTATACTGTAAAGTGCTTTGGTTATGTTTTGATTGCAATTTTATGGTGCAACCAGGAGTCACGTTTTTAGTTGGAGACAAATCCGCGCGGCGCTAGTGGCATCATACACATATCTAGCGTATCGGTGATTACCACCAACGCTgctatgaaaatttcagcgtCGGTATcggtttgttttatttatgtataatatacgtTTCTTCTGTTGCAGGTGACTGAACCAAATTGCGAATAGACTATTTGACAATAAAAACACTGCTATAAGGTGTATACTGTATGTTTCAGAAATCATCGTCGGGTTAAGTTTtggtatcaattttttttgtatgtggTTTTTGTCTTGGCCATCAAATTTTTTTGAGTCTCTGAATGCAgtaacctccacgtggtgagacctggacCCTCTATATTATTTAAGTATGTAATTGGTAACTGCACATCGCCAGTAAAACCAGATGGCATTATCAATTGCATACTATTTAATATGAGCTAATGACTGCGATCTTTCGCgtttacaagtaaataaaagtatgagaaCTTAGAATTAGTCTAAAGTAGATATAATAACTCATTATATCTTGTTATTAATAAGACATAATGAGAAAGTTGTTACGCAAATAGTTTATactatctatataaataataagtcggtaaaaattaaattgaattggTTGAATGTATGATTatgtcaatttattatttttaaaaatatttaatgtattactGATCTTAGTAccatttattgtattttttacaaatcattaCATATTCATATATCTACTTTTAATAGTACTTTCATcataatatgtattaaacCTTCTCCCACTTGCAACAATATGGGCAAGTTTACCACGAGCTTGCAATAGTcctaacataaaatatatttaaaatttatttaaaatttatataaatgtaattcatgTTTTACCAACCTGCTGCCTGTGCCATCCGTATCATTATACCGATTCTTTTCTGTTGCACTGAACATAAACCTGTAATTCTCCTGGGCAATATATTGCCGTTTGGTGTCATGAACTGACTCAGAATAAGAACAtcctgtacaaatatttaattactcaGAAATGtagcagaaataaaaatcatatttcgTGCAACAAAACAAGAAGATTTACTGTGTGCTTAATGTCAAGACCAGATGAGCATACTAGACATGCTCCATTTTTAGGTTTCAATAATCGTCCTTCGTGTTTGTCTGGTATTATCACTCCTTCGACAGTTAATGTCCCCCCTTCCTTTTTCTCGATAACtgcaaaataaagtaaacgttgtgtttatacaaattgaaaagtataGGTTATAAACGTTAAGACGTTAAATCAAaactaaatgaaaatgattttcgtATGTATACTCTACTTTATGTTTTTAACTCACTTTCTTTAAGATACGTTGTTGCAGATAACGATATATTTCTATTCTGTACAGGTACTTGCATATATTTTCCTAAACATTTTACGAGTCCGAACAACGCAGCCATCTTTATAGTGTAAGATAGAGGTTATCTCTAATCGTGTTACATACACTGAATTGCACTGAATACATGCtacattacattattttttattaacaatcaATTAACATTACAAAATAGTTGTagtaatattgaatattttgtgtttcatgaatcgattcattttatttataaacatattcTGCGATAGTAAATTTTGAGACCTACACAAtcattattagaaatatacaGCTTTCTGtacagaaaaattttcaaatatactcATAAGATTATTAGGCTAATTGTCC is a window from the Hylaeus volcanicus isolate JK05 chromosome 7, UHH_iyHylVolc1.0_haploid, whole genome shotgun sequence genome containing:
- the LOC128879337 gene encoding uncharacterized protein LOC128879337; protein product: MVAGYVSLLYSVGEKPLEYWSKQHSQSGRIRKILDADLLENVIEIQDFEQSNGYGTSILCPSDSSQFLDIELPILVVVIKNLNLKCRLQVQVVDAQNCLHHFQFTNAENEKHNSKGLICRVKVKLENGWNKLELNLSHLTQTAFKTVYAATQRLQICGNCRLRRIYFIDKHYDNQTVCPKLYNAFLDTYMLKWGIFAINKTTQTNIKRNKTKIRDNNNLRCLAKHFSGDNIKVENVTKDSGHKTIDENFLRSLQIKTDMLINDFFDRQTTKLPHALEFKQQAKLKRYAFPILTASPKPFHSNIISQDVLKKISVLRTFTDTYISSEEKRKQEKTVKDIQDNWQCRYLLDKEESNSGDSSKQSTTRTMLKCKPKSLLVLSMMKPNSGEEKIVGTPKISPAEESTKYNENDTAKN
- the LOC128879326 gene encoding transcription factor kayak isoform X3; translation: MKLDVSDVLYDSSSVSSDSGTSQSSRVSHDFLSSIANSSILHSNLVSLDGLHSGVPTRTTPTLTPTTLRSIEQTFLELTSESASHSREAGFVPPLVEPSQPTPAQTQNTTAHHTIITTAAGPVAANTTLVESHQTQPQQPTRRNMGGRRPTRTIGMTPEEEERRQIRRERNKMAAARCRKRRMDHTNALLEETEDLEQKKQSLQEEIHQLEQAKDELEFILKAHRAVCRLRSASPPDVKPVIKPEVPIEEQQFVANSKRESVHAARPNRPNSLPVGFDNNNRPNSLPIFTEPKERPDSLTFKTVETPSFMKPSLDIAGMPITTPTSGIPFNFESLMEGGTGLTPVSTPLIPSCSTQQRNNLAAVDLSSPDANPPKLVSL
- the LOC128879326 gene encoding transcription factor kayak isoform X1 — translated: MAATAMDPVDIANILAQELLYQQRESIFHGIMLRARAVEGGLVVVPPQLVSLDGLHSGVPTRTTPTLTPTTLRSIEQTFLELTSESASHSREAGFVPPLVEPSQPTPAQTQNTTAHHTIITTAAGPVAANTTLVESHQTQPQQPTRRNMGGRRPTRTIGMTPEEEERRQIRRERNKMAAARCRKRRMDHTNALLEETEDLEQKKQSLQEEIHQLEQAKDELEFILKAHRAVCRLRSASPPDVKPVIKPEVPIEEQQFVANSKRESVHAARPNRPNSLPVGFDNNNRPNSLPIFTEPKERPDSLTFKTVETPSFMKPSLDIAGMPITTPTSGIPFNFESLMEGGTGLTPVSTPLIPSCSTQQRNNLAAVDLSSPDANPPKLVSL
- the LOC128879326 gene encoding transcription factor kayak isoform X2, with the translated sequence MTQRVPSAGFCDNIVEDHSYTMFSMYPPNFNQADPWQLSKEENAILVSLDGLHSGVPTRTTPTLTPTTLRSIEQTFLELTSESASHSREAGFVPPLVEPSQPTPAQTQNTTAHHTIITTAAGPVAANTTLVESHQTQPQQPTRRNMGGRRPTRTIGMTPEEEERRQIRRERNKMAAARCRKRRMDHTNALLEETEDLEQKKQSLQEEIHQLEQAKDELEFILKAHRAVCRLRSASPPDVKPVIKPEVPIEEQQFVANSKRESVHAARPNRPNSLPVGFDNNNRPNSLPIFTEPKERPDSLTFKTVETPSFMKPSLDIAGMPITTPTSGIPFNFESLMEGGTGLTPVSTPLIPSCSTQQRNNLAAVDLSSPDANPPKLVSL
- the LOC128879324 gene encoding ribosome-releasing factor 2, mitochondrial; protein product: MKQRLLLTTSWYKFHKRYAQTSSKIVKGKHEDHETAKIRNIGILAHIDAGKTTTTERMLFYSGVIRHMGEVHHGNTVTDYMQQERERGITITSAAATFEWKNHRINLIDTPGHIDFTMEVEQTLRVLDGAVVILDGSAGVEAQTLTVCRQADKYNIPRIIYVNKMDRLDANFDMSVQSIESKLNVEALPTQFPIKQKGILEGIVNVITMEKLIFDSKDMGMKYKRLKLSENEDKGLWEMALEKRRNLTDKLSNMDDNLANIIIEQESLDSITAQTLLNSLYRCTVNRKGVPVLLGSSYKNIGVQPLMDSILLYLPAPDQNKYMKYYDSFGKHLSARAFKVVHDNQKGAITFFRIYTGSIKKGTKVYNVQREISEQVGKLYVACADDYQDVSEISHGNIAAVTGLKYTTTGDLITSGATVSSRAKKTLEAQKEIDSKDVENFFALNSKILEPVFFCSIEAPSPSTQVALETALKQLEREDPSLKVIQDEEIGQTVLAGMGELHIEIIKERIRSEFKIDAELGSLQIAYKEAILNPAKDTFTSKFSIGKRNCTVTMTVSLIPNHQGSETLLLDKTPDCIANIDAINTNMMKAIKAGVESVLRNGPKLGYPIVDMAVKLHWLEYGPGTVPTIVTAAISQSIRKLMETSSSVLLEPIMLLEIEVEEEYSSAVMADLPKRRAEIQDIDTRRGNKVIRCLVPLAELLGYSTELRILSSGRATFSLEFDHYEKMDPTTEAEAVKRVTGFY
- the LOC128879326 gene encoding transcription factor kayak isoform X4 produces the protein MAATAMDPVDIANILAQELLYQQLVSLDGLHSGVPTRTTPTLTPTTLRSIEQTFLELTSESASHSREAGFVPPLVEPSQPTPAQTQNTTAHHTIITTAAGPVAANTTLVESHQTQPQQPTRRNMGGRRPTRTIGMTPEEEERRQIRRERNKMAAARCRKRRMDHTNALLEETEDLEQKKQSLQEEIHQLEQAKDELEFILKAHRAVCRLRSASPPDVKPVIKPEVPIEEQQFVANSKRESVHAARPNRPNSLPVGFDNNNRPNSLPIFTEPKERPDSLTFKTVETPSFMKPSLDIAGMPITTPTSGIPFNFESLMEGGTGLTPVSTPLIPSCSTQQRNNLAAVDLSSPDANPPKLVSL
- the LOC128879334 gene encoding 39S ribosomal protein S18a, mitochondrial; translated protein: MAALFGLVKCLGKYMQVPVQNRNISLSATTYLKEIIEKKEGGTLTVEGVIIPDKHEGRLLKPKNGACLVCSSGLDIKHTDVLILSQFMTPNGNILPRRITGLCSVQQKRIGIMIRMAQAAGLLQARGKLAHIVASGRRFNTYYDESTIKSRYMNM